Within the Streptomyces sp. R41 genome, the region GTCGAAGATGCGGTCCACCAGCCGCCGCAGCTCAGGCCCCCGCTCCTCGGGCAGGCCGAACAGCTCGCTGATCACCTGGATCGGCAGCGGGTAGCAGAGTTCCTCGCGCAGATCGACGACCTGGGATCCGCGCCCGGCCTCCTCGATCCGGTCGAGGAGCTGCTCGGTGATCTCCTCGATACGAGGCTGGAGCGCGGCCGTCCGGCGCGCGGTGAACGCCTTGGAGACCAGAATGCGCAGGCGTTTGTGGTCGCCCCCGTACGCGGTGAACATGTTCTGCACGGCGACCCAGGTGAACAGCGGCCAGTCCGGTGTGATCTCCCCGTTCGCGAGCCGGGGCCAGTGCTGCCGGGCGTCCTTGGACACCCGGGGATCGGTCAGCAGCCGCTTGAGCAGCTCCGGACTGCTGACCGCCCAGGCCTCCACGTCACCGGGGAGCGCCACGAGGGTCGCCGGCCCCCTGGCGCGGATGCGGGCGGCTTCTGCGTGAATGTCGCGGCCGGTCGCGTCTATCACTAAGGGGCTTGGGTTTCCCATCGTGAGCCTCCCTGGCACTCGAACGTCAATACGGCACGTCACGCTACGCGGGGGTACGGTTCCCCAGCGAGACCGCCTGACGCCAAGTTCGTACGCGGGCAACTTCCCTGCGCATGGACGCAAGTGTTCCTAGGCCTCGGTCGCCGCCCGCTGCCGCTCGTGACGGCGGCGCAGCAGTCGCCGGCGCGGTTCCTGCTCCGGGAGCCAGCCGAAGGTGAGGCAGCTGCCGGTGGCTCCGAGGAGGAGGCCGATGAGGAAGCCGCCCAAGTTGGAGGTGAGCCAGGTGCCGAGGGAGAGGAGGATGCCGAGCAGGGAGTAGAAGAGGCGCTGGGTGGGGTTGAAGAGAATCAGCAGGCCGCAGAGCAGCATCAGAGTGGGGAGCAGATAGCCGGCCAGGCCCTGCATGCCGATGTGCATGACGACCTTCAGGGACGCCTTCTCGGTGAGGAGGATCTCCGCCCCGGCCAGGGTGAGCAGCAGCCCGCCCCAGAAGGGGCGGTGCACGCGCCACTGCCGGAAACCGGACCTCAGGTTCCGGACGGAGGACATCAGCAACCCGTGTCGCTGAAGCGGAGTTTGAGACCGGGGAGTTTGAACACCGCTGCTGTGGTGGCGTAGTTGGTCTGCCGCAGGTTCGCGATGCGCACCGTGTCGGCCTGCTGGCTGAACACGCCCTTGGGGCCCTGGACTCCGGCCTTGTCGAGCGTGCTGGCGTCGTTGCCGATCTCGATGTTGTCGAAGGACGCGTCGCCCGACAGCTCGGTCGAGTCGGTGGTCAGATGGGTCGCCTGCACCTTGTCCGAGCCGCTGCCCGCGGTGATGAGCAGGTTCGTACTGCCCAGGTCGACGCTCTGGCACAGCTTGGTGAGCGTCGCGCTCTTGATCGCGGAGGTGACGACCAGGACCTGGCCGCCGGTGTCGCCGGCGTTCGGGCTGCCCTCCGCCATGTTGTCGAGGCCGCCGAACTGCTCGAAGCCCGTGCCGTTGAGCTCCGTCGCGGTGACCGTGAACGGCATGCCGGAGATGGCGAACTGGACGCCGAGGGCGCCCTGGGCCGTGAGGATCATCAACCCCGCGGCGATCGCGGTGGCGGGCACCGCCATCACGGCGGCGCGCCGCAGGCGAACGCGCCCGCGTCTCGCGGAAGCGCTCTCCAGGTCTTCGGGGGTGGAACCGTTGGACGCCGTGGCGTCCGAGGGCGAGGCCATGTCTGCTCCCTGGGCATAGTCAATGCGGGTGGGGCTTCGGCGGCTCGTTGCCCTGGCGCGGACAGCGGCTGCGGCGTACGGCTCCTCACAACTCCCGGCGGGTGCAAGGGCTTTCCTGTTACGCCGCAGTAGCCGCCGAGGAAGTTACCCGGGGTTACATTCGTGGGTCAAGCGACTTGTGGGAAAAGGGTGTTGGTTGTGCTGCGCCTGTGAATGCGGCGCGGTGACAAGGTCGCTCTGACCTTCAACTTCCTTGCTGTGCCTTGACGTTGACCATTCACCAGGTCTACAACTCTCCCTTGTTTCCCTCGGATCCGTGGCGCCGGATCCGCCTCGGTGCGCGCACGTCACCTCCCGGACCCCGTTTCTCCACGGGGCAGTCGTGACACGTCCGAACGCGCAGTGCGCCCACTCGTCCCCCCACCCCCGTGGCACCGGCACGGTCGCCTTCCCCCTGGGCCGTGTCCGGTCGCCCGGCTGTCGCTGCCGGTCCGTGTCGTACGGAGAAGACGCCACGGCCCGGCAGCGGTTCACCCCCGCACGCCCCGCGCCCCCGCGCGGCCAGGCACCCCCACACCCCCCTTCGGAGAAGAGGCACCCCCCATGCGTACTCGATCCCTCCTTGCCCTCATCGGCGTCGCCGCGGCCCTCTCGGTGTCCGCGACCGTCCCCGCCTCCGCGGCCGACACCCCGGTGCTCACCACCGGCGCCGCGGGCGGCACCCCCGTCGCCACCGGTGACGTCCTCAGCGCGTCGCTGGCGAGCGGCACCGCGGCCACGCTCTACTCCAGCAGCACCGGCACGAGCGGCGTCTCCTGTGCCGCGTCGACCTTCACGGCCACCGTCGCCGACAACCCGGCGGCCCCCGGTGCGGCCACCGAGTCGCTCACCGGGCACACCTTCGACAGCAGCACGTGCACCAGCAACGTCACCGGCGTGCTCGGCGTCACCAGCATCACGGTCGACAACCTGCCGTACACCACCACCGTGGCCTCCGACGGCACCGTCACCGTCACTCCGGCCGCCGGCTCCACCATTCAGACCACGGTCAAGCTGCGCACCCTGCTGGGCAGCATCACCTGTGTCTACCAGGCGTCGAGTCTGTCCGGGACGGCGAGCAACACGGACAACAGCATCGCCTTCACCAACCAGCAGTTCACGAAGACCTCCGGCTCGTCGCTGTGCTTCGGCAACGGCTACTTCACCGCCAAGTACGCACCCGTCACGGACACCAGCCAGTCCGGGAGCCCGGCGGTCTTCGTCAACTGACCGCTCAGCGGCGGCGCCGGATGGTGACGGCGACCCCCGCGGTGAGGAGGAGCGCCGCGGTCCCCCCGGCCACCAGGGGGAGCGTGGCGCTGCCGCCCGAGGTGCTGTCGGCGGCGGGCGCCAAGTGATCCGGAGCGGTCTCCCGGGCCGGTGACGTGGTCACCAGTGTCGGAGAGTCGGTCGCCGGCGCCGGCGATGTGGTTGTCCGCGCGGGCGTGGGCGTCTGCTTCGCCGGTGCCGTCGTCCTTTGGGTGTTCTGGGCGGCGGGTGTCGAAGCCGCGTGCCCGCCGGACAGAACGACGTCCGAGCACGAGTAGTACGTATCCGTCGTGCTCGAGTTCTGCCAGATCGTGTACAGCATCTGGCGGCCGGTCCGGTCGGAGGGCAGCTTGGCCTTGATCCGGTAGGCGCCGTTCACCAGAGACGGGTCGGTGGCGGTGGCGAACGGCTGCGCCGGCAGGTCGGACCACTTCAGGGGCCGGGTCGGGTCGTAGCCAGGCTTGGTCAGATACAGCTTGAAGGTCCCCGTGTGCGGGATCGTCGAGCTGTAGGTGAGGGTGAAGCTCCCGCCGGGAGTCAGCCGGGTCGAGGGCCAGTCCGCGCGGGCGAGGTCGAGGCCCTTGTAGGCGGCCAGGCCTCCACTGCACAGCTGCCCGTCGGGGATCACCTGGCGGTCCCTGCCGTTGACGCCGGCCACCCTGAGGTTGTCCCAGGCCGTGAAGGGCGCGCCGTTCGCGGCGATCGCCGCCTCGCAGGCCGCGGTCCGGATCAGGCTTCCGCCCTCGGGCGAGCAGGCCGCGACCCGGCTGACCGGATCCGTCGGCGCGCCGTGCGCCTGGGCGGGCCCCGCGGCCCACGTAGCGAGGAGCAGCGGAGCCGCCACGGCGACAGCGGCCGAGGTGGCGGTGCGGTAGGCGGTCATCCGGTGGGTCTCCTCGGTGCGTCGGCGAAGCGGATCGGGATTCCGGCGTCGTGGCTGAGAGCCGTCGCGGCGGATGCCACCGCGCGCGGCCTGGACGCACTCCTCGCTCGGGGCACCGTCAAGTACGGGGCCACGGGGCCGAACGTTCAGTGCCGCGATACGCGCGAAACGGGACCTTCTCGGCAACTGCCCATGTTCGAGGGTCGGTTACCGGCCAGATCGAGGGTTTCCCCTGTATCCCTCTTACCTGCCCTTTGCCTATCGTTCGAGCACAGACGACCCACAGGAAACCCCTCACCGGGTCGTACGCGCATGGTCGGCCACCGCGCCACTTGCTGGTTTTGCACCCCCCGCCGCTTCGACGACGAAGCGATCGTCCGCTGCTCCGCATGGCACCGCGCTGCCCGGAGCCGGCCACGAAAGGCAAGCCCTTGCGTCCCTCCCCCTCCCGCGATGCCAGACGGAAGCTGCTGTCCGTCGCCGCGATATCCGCCGCGCTGCTGGCCGGAATGACCACCACGGTGGCCGCCCAGCCGTCCACCGAGGCCGTGCGGGTCACCCCCGCCGCGCCGGCGGCCGCCGCGCCGGCCGAGCGTCTGATCGTCGGCTACAAGTCCGGCGCCCCCGAGGCCAAGTCCAACAAGGCCGCCGACGCCGACGCCCGGGCCAAGGGCGAGAAGGCCGGCGAGGACCTCGACTTCCAGCGCCGTCTCGGCACCGGCGCGGCCCTGGTCGACCTCGGCGCCGAGCTCAAGAAGGCGGACGTCGCCGACGTCATCGCGCAGTACCAGGCCGACCCGCAGGTCGCCTACGTCGTACCGGACCGCCTCAACAAGCCGCAGGCCGACCCGAACGACACCGAGTACGCCAAGCAGTGGGACCTGTTCGAATCCACGGCGGGCATGCGTGTCCCGGGTGCCTGGTCCACCTCCACCGGCAGCGGCGTGACCGTCGCCGTCATCGACACCGGTTACGTCACGCACTCCGACGTCGCCGCGAACATCGTCGGCGGCTACGACTTCATCTCCGACACGGCCGTCTCGGTCGACGGCGACGGGCGCGACAGCAACCCCGCCGACCCGGGCGACTGGTACGCGACCGACGAGTGCGGCGCGGGCACCGGCTCCAGCAGCTCGTCCTGGCACGGCACCCACGTGGCCGGCACCATCGCCGCGGTCACCAACAACAGCAAGGGTGTCGCGGGCATCGCGTACAACGCGAAGATCTCCCCGCTGCGCGTACTCGGCAAGTGCGGGGGCTACGACTCCGACATCATCGACGCCATCACCTGGGCGTCCGGCGGCAGCGTCTCCGGCGTCCCGGCCAACACCAATGTCGCCAAGGTCATCAACATGAGCCTCGGCGGCTCCGGTGCCTGCACCTCCGCCACCCAGAGCGCCATCAACGCCGCCGTGAACCGCGGTACGACGGTCGTCGTGGCCGCGGGCAACGACAACGACAACGCCTCCAAGTACTCCCCGGCGAGCTGCAGCAACGTCATCACCGTCGCCGCCACCGGCCGTACCGGCTCCCGGGCCTCGTACTCCAACTACGGCTCGATCGTCGACATCGCGGCCCCCGGCGGAGAGATGAGCACCGGCACCGCCAACGGCATCCTTTCCACGCTCAACTCCGGTACGAAGACTCCGTCTTCGGAGTCGTACGCGTACTACCAGGGCACCAGCATGGCCACCCCGCACATCGTCGGCCTCGTGGCGCTGATGAAGTCGGCGAACCCGTCGCTGACCCCGGCGCAGATCGAGTCGGCCATCAAGACCAACGCCCGTGCCCTGCCGGGCACTTGCTCCGGCGGCTGCGGCGCGGGACTCGCGGACGCGACCAAGACCGTCCAGGCGGTGGCGTCGAGCGGCGGCTCGACCGGTGGCACCACCTTCTCCAACACCACCGCCCTGTCGATCCCGGACGCCAGCTCCGCCGTCGAGTCGTCGATCGCCGTCAGCGGCCGCAGCGGCAACGCGCCCTCCGCCCTCCAGGTCGGCGTCGACATCACCCACACCTACCGCGGTGACCTCGTCATCGACCTGGTCGCGCCCGACGGTTCTACGTACCGCCTGAAGTCCTCCAGCGGCTCGGACTCCGCGGACAACGTCAGCGCCACCTACACCGTCGACGCCTCCAGCGAGACGGCCAACGGCACCTGGAAGCTCCGCGTCCAGGACGTGGCCGCGCAGGACACCGGCACGCTCAACAGCTGGAAGCTGACCTTCTAGCAGACCGGTTGAGCTTTACGGGGGGAGGGGCCGGCCGACGCGCACATGTGTCGGCCGGCCCCTTCTGCTCGGCCGGTACGGTGAGCCGCATGCCCGAATCCTCAGCCCCGGCTCCCGCTGACGCGCCCGTGATCCTCAGCGACACGGTGGGCTCGTTCCCCTGGAGCGTGCTCGCCGAGCGGCATCCGGCGCTCATCCGGAAGGTGCGGGACGCCTTCCCGTACGGCCCCGAACAGCACCGCGCGCTCGACACCCTGCTCAGGAGCAGCACCGAGGGCGTCATCGAACCGCTCGGCCCGCAGGCGGCGGACCGGGAACAGTGGGAGGCGTGGGGGCAGGAGTACTTCGGGCGATCCTGGTTCGACGTGCCCTTCCTGTGGGCCGAGAGCTACTGGTACCGCCAACTCCTCGAATCCGTCCGGTACTTCGTCCCCGGCCCCTGGAAGGGCATCGACCCCTTCCGCCCCTTCAAGCTCGCCGAACTCGACACCCCGGAGGCCGACGAGGAACTCGCCGCGCTCGACGACCTCGCGGGGCGGCCGGTCCAGGACCAGGAGCAGGCGCTGCTGCACGGCTCACTGTGGGGCAACCGCGCGGACCTCGGCTTCCGCCTGGCCGCCAAGGAGGGCGAACCGGCGGTCGATTCCCAACTGATGGCAAACGACAGCGAGTTGCTGCGGTCGTTGTTCGCCGGGGGCACCCTCTGTCTGGTCGCGGACAACGCGGGCCGGGAACTCATCCCCGACCTGCTCCTCATCGACCATCTTCTCCTCCACCACCGCGTCGAGCGGGCCGTCCTGCACATCAAGCCGTACCCGTACTACGTCTCCGACGCCACGACCGCCGACGTGCTCGACGCGCTGCGCCGCCTCACAGCGGCGAAGGGATCGGCGGGTGAGTCCGGCCACCGCCTCTGGTCGGCCATGACCGACGGCCGCCTCGCGGTGCGGGCCCACCCCTTCTCCTGCGCCCCATTTCCGTACGCCGACATGCCCGACGACCTCCGCCAGGAGTTCGCCGAGGCCGATGTGACGATCATGAAGGGCGACCTGAACTACCGCCGTCTCATCGGCGACCGGCGATGGCCCGCCACCACACCCTTCGCCGTCCCCACCGCGTACTTCCCCGGCCCGGTGGCCGCCCTGCGCACCCTCAAGTCCGACGTGATCGTCGGCCTCGACCCCCGCACCGAGTCCGCACTCGTCGCCGCGGAGGAAGAGCGCTGGCGCACGAGCGGAACGCACGCGCTGATCCAGGTGAGGTCATGAACTCTCAAGTCATGTGCACCGGAAGTGACTTGAGACCGTTGATGAAATTCGAGACGAGGCGTCGGGGAGGCCCGGCGGTTCGCAGCGAGGGCAGGGCTCGCAGCGTCTCCTCGTAGAGCACGCGCAGCTGCAGCCGGGCGAAGTGGGCGCCCAGGCAGATGTGCGGGCCGTCGCCGAAGGAGACGTGGGGGTTCGGGGTCCGGGCGAGATCGAGCCGGTGCGGGTCGGTGAAGACGCGCTCGTCGTGGTTGGCCGAGGCGTGGAAGACGACCACCTTGTCGCCCGCGTGGATGCGCTGCCCGGCCAGCTCGGTGTCGACGGCCGCGGTGCGGCGGAAGCTGAGCACGGGAGGATGCCGGCGCAGCAGCTCGTCGACGGCGGTGCCGAGTGGGAAGCGGCCCGTGCGCAGTCCGTCGTACGCGTCCGGGTGTTCCGCCAGCGCCAGCAGGCCCCCGGGAGCCGCACTGCGTACGGTGTCGTTGCCCGCGACAGTGAGCAGGAAGAAGAACATCTCCAGCTCGGCCGGGGCGAGTTCGGGGTCCGTCGCGAGGGTGGTCATCACGTCGTCGCCGGGATGGCTCTTCTTGTGGACGGCCAACTCGTGCGCGTACCCGAACATGTCCCGCAGCCTCGCAGGGGAGCGCGGATTGACAGGCCGGCCCCGCGCGTCGAGCACGGGCTCGCCCGCCTCGTCGGGGTCCTGGTAGCCGATGACCCGCTGCGTCCAGTGCAGCAGCAGCTGCCGGTCGCGTTCCGGCACGCCGAGCAGGTCCGCGAGGTTGAGCAGGGCGTAGTCGTCGGTGACGGCGGCGACGAGGTCGCAGGCCCCGTCCCCCGCGCGAGCCTCTTCCACCGCCCGCCCGAGCAGCGTACGAGCCCGTTCGCGCGCCACCGACTCGAAGCGGTCGACGCGGCGCGGTGTGAACGCACGGCTGACCAGTCGCCTCAACCGGCCGTGTCCAGGCGGGTCCTGATTGAGCATCATGCGCCGGATGAACGGCAGGTCGTCCGGATCCGGATCGCGGATCTGGGTCGCTCCGAGGTGCGACGAATACACCGCCGAGTCCTTGAGAACCCGGACGACGTCCGCGTGCCGGGTCACCGCCCAGAACCCCGGCCCCGCCGGCCAGCCGAGCACCTCGGGCTCCTCCTGCCAGGCCACGGGGTGATGGTCGCGGAGGGTGCGGTACGCGGCGTGGGGGACCCCGTCGGCGTACCGCCGTGGATCGAAGACGTCCGGCACGGGTGGCGCGGTCTCTCGTGCGAGGCTCACGCGTGGTCGCCCTCCCCGGTGGGCCCGGCCGTGGGTGCGTCCGCACCGTCCGCGCGCCGGGCGGTGGGTGCGCCGGGGTCGTGCGTATGCCCGGCGGTCGGCGCGCCGGAGTCGTGCGTACGCCCGGCCGTGGGTGCGCTCGTGTCGTTCTCGCGTCCAGTCGTGGGCGCGCTCGCGTCGTCCGCGCGCAGGAAGTCCTCCACCACGCGAATCAGCTCCAGCGGGGTCTCGTCCATCGCGTAGTGGCCCGCGCCGGGCAGTTCGTGCACCTCACCGTGGGGGTACCAGCTCAGCCAGGTCTCCCGCAGCAGGGCCGTCGAGAGCGCGGGATCCAGCGCGCCCGTCACGGCCAGCGCCGGCACCCTCGTCCCCTCGACCTCGGTGTGGAA harbors:
- a CDS encoding cytochrome P450, with the protein product MSLARETAPPVPDVFDPRRYADGVPHAAYRTLRDHHPVAWQEEPEVLGWPAGPGFWAVTRHADVVRVLKDSAVYSSHLGATQIRDPDPDDLPFIRRMMLNQDPPGHGRLRRLVSRAFTPRRVDRFESVARERARTLLGRAVEEARAGDGACDLVAAVTDDYALLNLADLLGVPERDRQLLLHWTQRVIGYQDPDEAGEPVLDARGRPVNPRSPARLRDMFGYAHELAVHKKSHPGDDVMTTLATDPELAPAELEMFFFLLTVAGNDTVRSAAPGGLLALAEHPDAYDGLRTGRFPLGTAVDELLRRHPPVLSFRRTAAVDTELAGQRIHAGDKVVVFHASANHDERVFTDPHRLDLARTPNPHVSFGDGPHICLGAHFARLQLRVLYEETLRALPSLRTAGPPRRLVSNFINGLKSLPVHMT
- a CDS encoding S8 family serine peptidase; translated protein: MRPSPSRDARRKLLSVAAISAALLAGMTTTVAAQPSTEAVRVTPAAPAAAAPAERLIVGYKSGAPEAKSNKAADADARAKGEKAGEDLDFQRRLGTGAALVDLGAELKKADVADVIAQYQADPQVAYVVPDRLNKPQADPNDTEYAKQWDLFESTAGMRVPGAWSTSTGSGVTVAVIDTGYVTHSDVAANIVGGYDFISDTAVSVDGDGRDSNPADPGDWYATDECGAGTGSSSSSWHGTHVAGTIAAVTNNSKGVAGIAYNAKISPLRVLGKCGGYDSDIIDAITWASGGSVSGVPANTNVAKVINMSLGGSGACTSATQSAINAAVNRGTTVVVAAGNDNDNASKYSPASCSNVITVAATGRTGSRASYSNYGSIVDIAAPGGEMSTGTANGILSTLNSGTKTPSSESYAYYQGTSMATPHIVGLVALMKSANPSLTPAQIESAIKTNARALPGTCSGGCGAGLADATKTVQAVASSGGSTGGTTFSNTTALSIPDASSAVESSIAVSGRSGNAPSALQVGVDITHTYRGDLVIDLVAPDGSTYRLKSSSGSDSADNVSATYTVDASSETANGTWKLRVQDVAAQDTGTLNSWKLTF
- a CDS encoding damage-control phosphatase ARMT1 family protein produces the protein MPESSAPAPADAPVILSDTVGSFPWSVLAERHPALIRKVRDAFPYGPEQHRALDTLLRSSTEGVIEPLGPQAADREQWEAWGQEYFGRSWFDVPFLWAESYWYRQLLESVRYFVPGPWKGIDPFRPFKLAELDTPEADEELAALDDLAGRPVQDQEQALLHGSLWGNRADLGFRLAAKEGEPAVDSQLMANDSELLRSLFAGGTLCLVADNAGRELIPDLLLIDHLLLHHRVERAVLHIKPYPYYVSDATTADVLDALRRLTAAKGSAGESGHRLWSAMTDGRLAVRAHPFSCAPFPYADMPDDLRQEFAEADVTIMKGDLNYRRLIGDRRWPATTPFAVPTAYFPGPVAALRTLKSDVIVGLDPRTESALVAAEEERWRTSGTHALIQVRS
- a CDS encoding DUF6114 domain-containing protein, with the translated sequence MSSVRNLRSGFRQWRVHRPFWGGLLLTLAGAEILLTEKASLKVVMHIGMQGLAGYLLPTLMLLCGLLILFNPTQRLFYSLLGILLSLGTWLTSNLGGFLIGLLLGATGSCLTFGWLPEQEPRRRLLRRRHERQRAATEA
- a CDS encoding DUF6230 family protein yields the protein MASPSDATASNGSTPEDLESASARRGRVRLRRAAVMAVPATAIAAGLMILTAQGALGVQFAISGMPFTVTATELNGTGFEQFGGLDNMAEGSPNAGDTGGQVLVVTSAIKSATLTKLCQSVDLGSTNLLITAGSGSDKVQATHLTTDSTELSGDASFDNIEIGNDASTLDKAGVQGPKGVFSQQADTVRIANLRQTNYATTAAVFKLPGLKLRFSDTGC
- a CDS encoding lytic polysaccharide monooxygenase, whose product is MTAYRTATSAAVAVAAPLLLATWAAGPAQAHGAPTDPVSRVAACSPEGGSLIRTAACEAAIAANGAPFTAWDNLRVAGVNGRDRQVIPDGQLCSGGLAAYKGLDLARADWPSTRLTPGGSFTLTYSSTIPHTGTFKLYLTKPGYDPTRPLKWSDLPAQPFATATDPSLVNGAYRIKAKLPSDRTGRQMLYTIWQNSSTTDTYYSCSDVVLSGGHAASTPAAQNTQRTTAPAKQTPTPARTTTSPAPATDSPTLVTTSPARETAPDHLAPAADSTSGGSATLPLVAGGTAALLLTAGVAVTIRRRR
- a CDS encoding Tat pathway signal sequence domain protein; the encoded protein is MRTRSLLALIGVAAALSVSATVPASAADTPVLTTGAAGGTPVATGDVLSASLASGTAATLYSSSTGTSGVSCAASTFTATVADNPAAPGAATESLTGHTFDSSTCTSNVTGVLGVTSITVDNLPYTTTVASDGTVTVTPAAGSTIQTTVKLRTLLGSITCVYQASSLSGTASNTDNSIAFTNQQFTKTSGSSLCFGNGYFTAKYAPVTDTSQSGSPAVFVN